In Bacteroidota bacterium, the genomic window TAAACACATTTGAACCTAATTATATCTTAAATTCGCTCCAGAAAATATAAACGAATAAACATGAAAAAATCAATTTTTTTGTATTTAATGGGATTTCTTCTTTCCCAGGTTACCAGGGCACAAAAAACTTCTTATGGATTGAAAGCTGGTTTAAATTTAATACCTATTGAAACCCCATCCGTTGATTATGGGAAGGTATTAAAACCGGGACTAAATGCAGGAATTTATTTTAATTACAAATTTAATAAACACCTTAGCCTGCAACCAGAGTTATATTATACATACAAAACAAGCAGTTACTCAAGAACTGACACTACTTCTTTGCTTAAAATTGTTCAAATGTTAGATGTTGTTAACACTGATGATTTGGCAGGTTTTCTTGGTTATTTTGATTTGAATGTTTACCAGAGAACTGAGGCAAGAGTAAACATGAATTATATAGAATTGCCACTAATATTAACCTATTCTGCTTTTAATTTTTTAGATCTTAGCTTAGGGGTTTATGGCTCCTACCTTGTTTCAGCAAAAAGTTTTATAACCTACAAAGAAGATATACCATTACTAGATGCAACTCATTTAATAGATTCATTTCCACAAGCCGGTTTTGTAATTCAAAGCCTATATCCTGCATATAAGGAAGCACAAACCTCCGAAATGCCATCTAAAAACAGGTTCAGTTCATTTGATTTAGGTTTTACAGGTAATATTTCTTTCAAAATGGAAAATGACCTTTGCATTAGTTTTAGGTACACAAGAGGGATGTGGAATTACAATGAAGAAACATTTTCAAGCAAAAATGCACATTCTGCCTATCAAATTATACTTTCCTATCCCTTAAGTAATTTTTATGTCCGGGTTAAGCCTAAAATAAACAAACCTAGTTTTGGTTAAATTTCAGATAGTTTAATCCTTTAATAAGTATATTTAATTCGTTAATTTTGTCTCAATAAATTTCTCACACATTACTTAAAATACCTATGACAAAAGTTCATAATTTCAGTGCAGGCCCAGGGATTTTACCTGCTGAAGTACTTAAGGAAGCTTCAGAATCAGTTTTAAATTTCAATAATCTTAATCTTTCTCTGCTTGAAATATCCCATCGAAGTAAAGATTTTATCCAGGTAATGGATGAGGCAATTGCTCTTACTAAAGAACTATTAGATCTTTCTGATGAGTATTCTGTTTTGTTTTTAGGTGGTGGGGCTTCTTTGCAGTTTGCCATGGTTCCTTATAATTTGTTAACCAATGATGGTTATGCAGCTTATGTGAATACAGGGGTATGGGCAACAAAAGCCATTAATGAGTCACAAATAATAGGAAATACTGCAGTTATTGCAACTTCTGAGGATAAAAAATTCAGTTACATCCCAACTGGATATAAAATTCCATCTGATGCGGATTACCTTCACGTTACCTCCAACAATACTATTTACGGAACACAAATGCAAGATTTTCCAGATAGCCCAGTGCCACTTGTGTGTGATATGTCTTCTGATATTTTTAGCAGAAAAATTGATGGAAATAAGTTTGGATTAATTTATGCCGGTGCACAAAAAAACATGGGGCCTGCGGGAGCAACTATGGTGGCTGTAAAAAATGAACTTTTAGGAAAAACTAATATGGAAATGCTTTCTATGCTGGATTACAGAGTTCATATCAAAAGCGAATCTATGTATAATACTCCTCCGGTTTTCCCAGTTTATGTTTCAATGCTTACTCTTAGATGGCTGAAAAAAAACGGTGGTCTGCAATGGATTGAAAAAGTAAATACGGAAAAAGCAGCCACATTATATGCCGAAATCGACAGAAACTCCATGTTTGTTGGCACGGTTGAAAAGAACAGCCGTTCTAAAATGAATGTTACTTTTATTCTAAAAAATGCTGGATTTGAACCAGAATTTGATAAATTGGCAAAAGAGGCGAATTTAAGTGGTCTGAAAGGACATCGTGATGTGGGTGGATACCGCGCATCTTTATACAATGCATTACCTCTTGAGAGTGTAAAAGTACTTGTTGATGTAATGAAGACTTTTGAAGCAAAGTTTGCCTAAACCCAACCAAAAAAAACCATAAAATGATAAAAATACTTGCCAATGATGGCATTGACGATAAAGGAAAGTTTTTACTTGAACAGGCAGGATTTAAAGTTGAAACACAAAATGTACCCCAGGATAAATTGATTGATTTTCTTAACACAGAAAAATTTTCTGCACTAACTGTGCGAAGTGCTACTAAAGTTAGAAAGGATTTAATTGACGCCTGCCCGGGATTAAAACTTATAGCCAGAGGTGGTGTTGGCATGGATAATATTGATGTTGAATATGCTTTAAAAAAAGGTATTTCTGTGGTTAATACTCCTGCCGCTTCCAGTTATTCAGTTGCTGAACTTGTTATGGCCCATTTGTTTTCAATGGTTCGCTTTCTATATGATTCTAACAGGGAAATGCCTGTAAATGGTGCTGCTAATTTCCAGGTTTTAAAGAAAAAATATGCACTTGGTTCTGAATTAAGAGGAAAAACCCTGGGAATAATCGGATTTGGAAGAATAGGACAAGCTGTGGCAAAATATGCAATAGGCATTGGAATGAGTATTAAAGCTTATGATCCATTTTGCAAATCTGCAGAGGTTATACTTGAATTTTATAATGGTTCAACCCATTCAATAAAGGTTCAAACTGTTTCTATAGAAGAGGTTTTAAATCTTTCTGATTTTATTACTTTACACGTTCCGGGAGGAGAAATTATAGGTAAAAAAGAATTCTCAATTATGAAACAAGGCGTTGCAATTGTTAATACCGCTCGAGGTGGGGTAATAAATGAAAAAGATCTTGTTGAGGCATTAAATGCGGGTTTTGTATCTCATGCTGCTTTAGATGTATTTGAAAATGAACCTGCCCCTAATGAAGAACTTCTTAAACATCCTAAAATATCACTTACTCCCCACATTGGCGCTGCTACCAATGAGGCTCAAGAGAGAATAGGGGTTGAACTTGCGGAAAAAATCATTGAAATTTTAAAAAATTAATGGCTGTTATAAAACCTTTTAAAGGAATCAGGCCATCACCTGACAAAGTTCATCTTGTTGCTTCAAGGCCTATAGATACTTATAAACCCGAAGAGCTGGAAGCCAAGCTAAAAGAAAACCCTTACACTTTTTTACGTATTATTAAACCCGATTTTGGTAAAAAGACAAGGAGTAAACCTGGTTCAATTGAATTATTAAATAAAATAAAATCCAATTTCATATCTTTTATCAAAGAGGGAATTTTCATTCAGGATAACCAGGAATGCCTTTACATATACAGCCAGGAGAAAAATGGACGTTCACATACTGGCATTATCGGTTGTGCCAGCATTGATGATTATTTCAACGGAGTAATCAAAATTCATGAACAAACAATAACTCACAAAGAGGAAACGCTCAAAAAATATCTTGAAATATGTGATTTTAATGCAGAACCTGTTTGTCTAACTTATCCTGCCGATAATCAGATAAATGAAATTATAAATGAAATCATAAATAATCAGCCGGTTTATGATTTTAGCACAACCAACAAAAACAGGCATAAACTATGGCTTGTTAACAATCCCCACAAAATTCAGGCAATTGTTGACTTATTTAAAAGGATGCCTGCAATTTACATAGCTGATGGTCACCATCGCTCTGCTTCCTCTGCCCTGCTTGGAAGAGCAAAAAGGCAATATTATAAAGATTATTCGGGACAGGAGCCTTTTAATTTTTTCATGTCTATTTATTTTGCTGAAGATCAGGTTCAAATATTAGATTTCAATCGTGTAGTGATTGATTTGAATGGTTTATCTCAAATTGATTTTTTACAAAAGGTCTCTCTTAATTTTAAAATCGAAGAAATAGGAACCCAGATTTATAAACCAAATAAATTACATAATTTCAGCATGTATTTGGGAGGAAAATGGTACAGCTTAATTTCTCCCGAAGGCACTTTCAATAAAGCAGATTCAACTGCTATACTTGATGCTTCTATTTTATCGGAAAATATTTTGGGCCCTGTATTAGGGATTAATGATTTGAGGACAGATAAACGCATTGGATTTATTAGTGGTGCATTGGGTCTTGAAGAATTAAAAAACCAGGTAGACAGTGGAAAAATGAAAGTGGGATTCGCACTATTTCCAGTAACCATGGATCAAATAAAAGCAGTTGCCAATGAAGGAAAATCCATGCCTCCAAAATCAACATGGGTAGAACCTAAGTTAAGAAATGGTTTAACTATTTACAGTTTATCCTGATTTATGAGTATTGAAGCCAATATTGGGCAAATTAAAAAAAAATTGCCTAAGCAGGTAAAACTGATTGCTGTTTCAAAAACAATACCCATAGAAGGAATTATTGAAGCCTACAATAGTGGACATAAAATATTCGGGGAAAATAAAGTGCAGGAACT contains:
- a CDS encoding outer membrane beta-barrel protein, which encodes MKKSIFLYLMGFLLSQVTRAQKTSYGLKAGLNLIPIETPSVDYGKVLKPGLNAGIYFNYKFNKHLSLQPELYYTYKTSSYSRTDTTSLLKIVQMLDVVNTDDLAGFLGYFDLNVYQRTEARVNMNYIELPLILTYSAFNFLDLSLGVYGSYLVSAKSFITYKEDIPLLDATHLIDSFPQAGFVIQSLYPAYKEAQTSEMPSKNRFSSFDLGFTGNISFKMENDLCISFRYTRGMWNYNEETFSSKNAHSAYQIILSYPLSNFYVRVKPKINKPSFG
- the serC gene encoding 3-phosphoserine/phosphohydroxythreonine transaminase, giving the protein MTKVHNFSAGPGILPAEVLKEASESVLNFNNLNLSLLEISHRSKDFIQVMDEAIALTKELLDLSDEYSVLFLGGGASLQFAMVPYNLLTNDGYAAYVNTGVWATKAINESQIIGNTAVIATSEDKKFSYIPTGYKIPSDADYLHVTSNNTIYGTQMQDFPDSPVPLVCDMSSDIFSRKIDGNKFGLIYAGAQKNMGPAGATMVAVKNELLGKTNMEMLSMLDYRVHIKSESMYNTPPVFPVYVSMLTLRWLKKNGGLQWIEKVNTEKAATLYAEIDRNSMFVGTVEKNSRSKMNVTFILKNAGFEPEFDKLAKEANLSGLKGHRDVGGYRASLYNALPLESVKVLVDVMKTFEAKFA
- a CDS encoding D-2-hydroxyacid dehydrogenase, which codes for MKILANDGIDDKGKFLLEQAGFKVETQNVPQDKLIDFLNTEKFSALTVRSATKVRKDLIDACPGLKLIARGGVGMDNIDVEYALKKGISVVNTPAASSYSVAELVMAHLFSMVRFLYDSNREMPVNGAANFQVLKKKYALGSELRGKTLGIIGFGRIGQAVAKYAIGIGMSIKAYDPFCKSAEVILEFYNGSTHSIKVQTVSIEEVLNLSDFITLHVPGGEIIGKKEFSIMKQGVAIVNTARGGVINEKDLVEALNAGFVSHAALDVFENEPAPNEELLKHPKISLTPHIGAATNEAQERIGVELAEKIIEILKN
- a CDS encoding DUF1015 domain-containing protein, which produces MAVIKPFKGIRPSPDKVHLVASRPIDTYKPEELEAKLKENPYTFLRIIKPDFGKKTRSKPGSIELLNKIKSNFISFIKEGIFIQDNQECLYIYSQEKNGRSHTGIIGCASIDDYFNGVIKIHEQTITHKEETLKKYLEICDFNAEPVCLTYPADNQINEIINEIINNQPVYDFSTTNKNRHKLWLVNNPHKIQAIVDLFKRMPAIYIADGHHRSASSALLGRAKRQYYKDYSGQEPFNFFMSIYFAEDQVQILDFNRVVIDLNGLSQIDFLQKVSLNFKIEEIGTQIYKPNKLHNFSMYLGGKWYSLISPEGTFNKADSTAILDASILSENILGPVLGINDLRTDKRIGFISGALGLEELKNQVDSGKMKVGFALFPVTMDQIKAVANEGKSMPPKSTWVEPKLRNGLTIYSLS